GAGAATACGGCCGGGAGAGCacgggggggcggggggagagAGGGACCCGAGGGGAGAACGAGGAAAGGGCAGAGCGGGGAAACCAGCCGGGGAGGCCGGGGAACGCGGCAGGGAGcggggaggaagggaaggctCGCTTAATCTTTAATcaggtgcagggctgggaggagcGGCGCACGAAATGGAGGGAGCGGAGCGGCCCGGCCCCGAGCACCGGAGCCCTTCGGGGGCCGCAGCCGCCCCCGGTGCCGCCGGGACTCGGGCAGCCGCGGGCCCGGCTCGGAGCAGCGGCACCGCACGGCCCGGCCGCAACCCGCGTCCAGAACCTTCCTCCCTCCGTCCgtccctcctcccttcctcctcccgcGGTCCTTACCTACGCGGACTCGGCCCCGCCGTGCCGCTGCCGATCCCCCGGTGCCGGTGGGAGCGCTGGAGGCGGCCGCTGCCCGCCCGCCGACCCGCCGGGCTGGCTGGGCAGGTCCGGCCGCTCGCCTTAACCCTTTCGGGGCCGCCCGAAGCCCGGCACGGCCGTTCCCCCCCCTCGGCCCCGGGCAGCCGCGTTCAGCCCCCCCCGGTGCGCTGCGGGCCGCGGGGATGCGGCGCCGATCCCCAACCCGCCGCATGCGGGAGGCGGGGATGCTGTGTGGCTCCGTACTGCCCCCCATGGCTCACGGCCAGACGCTGCGAgctgaaagctttttgttttttttttcctcccattatTTTTAGGCAGAACCGCCAGCCCCGCTCCGATGTGCTCCGAATGGCGCTGCCCGGCTCCCCCCACGACTCCCCCCGCCCGGCATTGCGGCTCCCTCGCTGGTACCCGGGGCTGCCGCGGCGATCCGAGTTCATTACAATGTCTGCCCGGGTCTAAATTGGGAGCGGATTCTTGCCGTGCCCCGAGCAGCTCCCGCAGCCCGGCTGGGGGCAGAGGAGGCATCGGATGACATTACAAAATAAGTCTCTCGATCGTTTCGGTGCCACCCCCGCTCTCCCGGCCTCTGCCTTCCATTTTAATCAGCGACAGGCCTTCTAGCGCTATGGATGCATATAATCTTTTTAATATCGCTGGCATTTTCCATAATAAAAGCTTTCCTGGGAGCCGGGGCATTCTGGAGGGGGGCTGCCTTCCTCGCAGcacacagcagatgctgcagctctccccgggctgaggctgcagcctCGGGTCACGCAGAGAGGGCGGCAGAGCCGCACACTGCACATCCCAGCAGCTGGATCTCACACCGGGGTTTGGCCACACGAGCTGAACGCACACGGAGCAGCGCGGCGCCTCCAGCACCCAAACCCTCCTCCAGGTCAACCCAAGCAGACCTGGCCCAGTTTGCGGCCCTGCAGGGGCTGTACCAGCACAGGGTTGGCTGGgtgggctgcagcccctgccaTAAGCAGTGGTGAGCCCTGGGGCAGCCTCTGGAGGGGTGCAGCGCTTTCCTGGACTCCTTTCCCAGCCCCTCTAACAGTTACGGcatctcccagccccacacaagCACAGACTGTGATTTGCAGCTCACGGGCAGAAGGTCGCTCACCTCAGTGACGCAGCAAACAGCACAAATGATTAACAGCAACACAAACAGCGTGGGCTGAGCCTGGTGCTGGGCCTGGCACGGCAAAGGACTGCCCCCACTGCTGTCCAAAGGCAgccaggcagctcagcaggctGTGAACAGGGACTGCGTGTTTCTAAGAGCGCCCTTTGAAAACCAGCTCTAATTTCACCGTGTTCCCGGTCACAGAACTTGCACAAATCCATGTAAATACAGTGACGGAGCTGGCTGCATGCTGCCCTCAGCCCGACCCTCCCATGCCCTGCTGTGTGCGGCCCCAGGAAGGTCGTTGTGAGTCTgcgggagcagcagcagcactcagcaccactcactgcatttctgttccttctcctTTGCAGCAATGTCAGGGCAGCAGCCCCGTGCCACCGGGCTCCTCCCGTGGGAGAAGAGAGAGCGATGCACGACGTGCTGCCCTGCTATGCCAAGGAAGCTCCCCGCTGTCTGTTCATTGACAAGCTTTGCAGAGTTCAGAGGTGGAGATGGGCCTGGTTTCTCCAGGCTGGACTGGAAGTGGGGGTCCTGGGATGGGCTTTCCCATCGTTTAGGGTGAGACCACCCAATACAAGCACTGTGAGACAACCACGTCATCTCTGTGCATCCTCTGTTCGTGCAGCATCTCTCCTGACTCAAAAGCAGGTGGCTGGAGCTGTGTGAGCTGGTAACAACCTCCaggagggcaggagctgctgtcagaCCCGTGGGACACATCCCAACTTCAggcctttttcccccctctcatTCTCAAACTGTTGCTGAATTCCTCATTGCAGTAATGCTGAGCAGAGACTTTCCCTACGTGGTTCAGTGCCTGTTAAGCCAGAAGGGGCTCCTTCCCTCCGCAGAAGCCAAAGTGCTTCTCCTCAGCCCGTAAGGTCTCAGAACACAAAGGGCTGCAcgcagcacagccaggctgcattcagcacagcactgccaatAGCAGCTCCTCCAGAGATGTGAGTtaaaaggggaaacaaaaggaaagcacCTCAGCAGAGGGAAGAGTTCTGCTCTCAGTGAGGCTCAGACACACGGCAGCAGGTTCCCAAAGTAACCCTGCACCTGCCTGGGGCACACAAGCCTGGTGTAACCACACAGCGATGCGCAGAATCTGGAACAGTCACGCTTAGCACGGATACGCATCTGCTGTCTAAGAACCTCAAAGGTATCATGAACCTAAATTAATAATCTGCACTGATGTCATTTCATCACGGAGCCAAAGCCTCCCTGCGGAATGTCGTCTGGCTGCTccagcaggaaaacagcacaacagcagcacgCGGCCAtgggacacacacagctctgccttggAAACATGCACAGCCCCGGCTGTAGGGAGCTGTGTGCCCAGCGAACGCTCCAGCCCAGCTGTGATGCACGAGGAAGCTCATTCAGAATGAGGTGACACACGTGTAGGCTGGTAGAGGCAGGAAGGGCGGCTCCatcacagccccagccctgctctctgtACCTGGAGCACAAATTTCCTCATTTCAATTCGACTGATGAGTCCTGGAAGTGAGTAAGAACTGACTCCGAATCAGGCACGGATACATTAACTGGATAGCAGGAGACAGCAAGATCATCCACCTGCCTTTGTGCAAGCGTggctatttctttatttattgagaCTATTTCTACTTACAAACAGCTTCACTCTCCCACTTTAAAGCACAGCGTTTTGTTCTAGTTCTTCTAATAAGGAAACCATCTGGCTCACCATTGAGTCCAGCAGCCCATAAACCTGCAGCAAAAGTTAACAGAAGATGCACGCGATGAAAATGAGTGATGAAATCCTGATGACAAGATGGGCAGAACAGAGATGGCTTTAACACAGGAGTGCAGCAGCCCGTGGGCACACAAGCAACCACAGAGAAGTGGTGCCTGCTCACAGATCCCAGCTCCAGTAATAGCTTTCCTGGCTATGAAGTGTGTTTAACATTGTCTGAGATACAATTAATTCTGCTGCTCCCTCAAGAGTCCCTAAGTGTGCAAAAGCCATCCCAGATAGAACTCCCGCATGCGGCGATGCCATGGCTGCCTTTATGTTAATGGGTTGCAGCCTGCAATCGAGGCCGCCTCACCTCGCACGTCACACTTACCTCACTACAGAACTACAGACACACAGTTACCTGCTTTTCAGCTTAACAGAACACTGCACCTCTCCAGCTCCGCCTCAGGGTCAgttcagaagcaaagaacagaaaccAGAAATGAAGGTACAAACTTTGGCTGGACTCACTTCAACATAAAGTTTCTCCTGGTACAGAGCCCATATGATGGGATCTATCTGCTCCTGAGGAAGTGTGACAGGATCCGGAGCTGCAGCTTCTATGGGCTGTGCTATCTCCTTCTCTAACGAGCCGCGAgatttcagcctcttcttctcttttgcttttgacTTCCTGCTGGTTGGGTGCTCCTGCTCAGGGGCAGAGTTGGAAACAAGAAGTGACAGATCTGAGAGCACCTTTCAGACTGCACAGCACACATCACGGCCTCACAGGTACCACGCTGTCTCCAAAACACGATGCTGTTTTCCACAGCATCCCAACACAaacctccttctcttttccagcagtCTTCGttctttttttgtcctctttatCCTTGCCACCAACTGAtggtttctcttcttttttcccaattgttttgtctccttctgttctttccataggttgcttttcttcccctgaGAATGAATTCCAGTTACCGAAAAGCAACACTTATATCCAGAAAGACACCCCGGTGCACCCAGACAACATAACCGcagtatttttctgctgtgtttttatctGCTGTGCTCTCTGGTGTGATTTCACATAAAAGCTTTGTGGGGAACTGACCGAGCtgccatcccagctgaaactcAGTGAGTTTTTTGGCTTGCCAACGATGCCCAGAATCCTCccgctgtgctgcagccaccgCTCACCTCCTCCCTCTGGAAGATCATCCCCGCTGGTGTCCTTCTCAGGAAATCCAAGCTGGGACCTCAACCGCAGGGAGTGACCCACCAGCCCATCCACCGCCTCACGCCACAGCTGGAGACTGAGAAGAGCATCAGAAACAGAAGGGAGACAGCACAGCATGTGGGTGTTTTAGGGCGCAAAGGGGAACTGTGTTCTACCCCCTGCCCAGGCCTGAAGGCACCTTACAGCCAGGGGCTGCCCTGTCCAACTACACCAACGGCACCTGACATCGAGACACGGCATTACTTCCCTTGGCTTGGAGCCTCCTGAGGTCTCCATGCTTCGTAAATCAATGGACTCACACAGACCCATAAATACTAGTGTGAAATTAGGCCTCCTGCTCTACTACACAACACGTGGTAAATCAGCCCTGAGCCGCGCTCTGCTCAGGAGGAATCTGCCTCCTTCTAATTTAGAAGCAACCGGCAGCTGTTAATATGGCACAGTCTGCACAACAGCGCAGAATGGAGACGCTGTGTGAGGGGGAATAAAGTTCCCTGGTAAAAGGGTACAGAAAATTGCCCAGATTTCATAAACGTATCCTAGAATAATCTTGCCAGAAATAACCCCGCATACTCCCCAAAATTACATGAATATTCTAATCTtatctccagaaagaaatggcatttgGATTAGATAGCTGCTACAATTAGCCTCTAAGAAAGCAGGGCACAAAAAAAGACTTCTAGACTTCCCATAATTACACACACTCTGAATCACAACACTGCAATAGAGCTTGCTAAGCTGCTGATCACAGGAGATATTTGCAAGCTCTATCCTGCAGAGGCAGCTCACCAGGTTTGATACAGAAGGTCTGACTGAATTGGCCTCTGCTCAGCACAAAGCTCCAGCACCGCCTTGTTGAGCTGGCACAGCGCTGCTTCTCGCTGCTCCTCCTGAGGGATGGACTTCAGAGCCTGGTATGAGAGAAAAGCTTCTCAGTGCTCCTTCCTGCCCTCTGCACCCCGAATTCACCGCAGCTCTTCCTGGATGCCAGTGTGAAACCAACTGGGACCAGGAATTCCACCCCCAGACACAGCCTGAGATTTGGCCAATGCACACAGGTGAGATGTGCTGCCCTGATCTCCCAGTTAGATCCACCCATAGTCAATCCCTCTGCAACTGGGagacagggctgcagcaggtcAGGCCTCctgacagcagagaagcagctgagaagtTTCCAAGAGAGCAATGCAGAAAAAGTGCTGACAGAACCCCAACCACTCCTGCTTTAATCTGGGGAGGTCTGTACTCTACCCACAGCCCCTCAGTGCTCTGGTGAGCAGCAGGACTCTCCACATAGAAGAGCCCTTGGGGAAGCCACAGGAGGCTGTGGGGTCCCGCCTGCGTCCCCGTTCAGCTCTGGGATGACAGGAAGCTAATAGGGTAAGAGCTTAAAGTATCACTGCATTGTCTGgatctcttttcttctgcacacagcagccctcaTGGTCTCCCTCGGGTATTTCTTTACCAGAGCACTGAGGGTGCGGTCAGCAGAGCTGGAGTGCTTCTCTAACACACACCATCCATCACCCCTAACTCGGAGAtggctggaagcagagctctgggtgGGCTCACACTGGGGTACAACAGACTGTAAGGGAAATGGAACCATCACCgggctgtccctgtgctggagGGACCCGCAGTGAGCACCTGCTGCAAGTCCTCGACTGAGAAGTTCCACCCTGAGGCGCTGggttcctcctcctccacattTGCCACTTGACTCGGAGTCACTTCGATTGTGCTCTTCCAGCCGTCCACAGCACCCTCCTGGTCTGAGGGCACCTCCTCCCCGCAGGCTGATGGAGCAGCCACGTGCTGTCTCCATAGGTCACGCAGCTGCTCCACCACTCGATGCTGATAATGCAACTGATAACAAAGAAAAGGTAAATAGCAAAATGAGTTACGTCTGTCCGCTACAGACATAACTGTTCCAGCTCTTGTGGCAGGTGGTGGGAGCCTCCGAGCGCCCCAtgggcacagccccactgctttcctttccttgctgtttcAGCGGTGCAGCCACTGAAccacacagctcacagctcaccTTGGGATTCTTCCTGTGGAATAACTCTTCGTCTGTGACATACACCCCCACGGGAGATGGGCTGCGCTCCGGGGTCCGAATTTGGACAAGAAGGTCCTTCAGAGTCTCTTCTACAATCACAGCACCCTCCCGAGCAGCCAGGTCAGCCTGCAGCACAATCACACCCACGCTGCTAAGCACACGTGTTAATGCAGGATTACAAGGATAACAGCAAACCCCGCTCAACTAAGCAGCGTCATTTTCACCTTATTACCTCCTACCACGCAGTGTGATACACACAGCTATTCCCACTAACCAATGGAGTTCACTACAAATAGGAAATTCATTTTTAGAGGAGCCACTGCATCCAGTTCAGCAGCACAACCACATCTTTGTTAACAAGATGGCAACGTGCTGCAGgattcttccattttatttagcAAACCTGCTTAAGCACATTCAGAAGTTTAGAAAATCAAATCTCACTCTCAGCCTTAATtgcacagcaataaaaataccaCGTCCTCCACTCCCTCCCTTGTCCTCTGTTTGCATATTAAGTTCAAAGCTCACATTTACCCAGTTACACGCCCGGTTACCTCCAGTTTTTCTCTGAGGTCAGCCAATTTATCCTCACACACAGCAATTCCCCACAGGGTgacctgcagcagagctcctccTAAGAGCAGAGGATGCGTCCTGAGCTCCCAGGACTCACTGAAAATGCCGGTTCTCTCAgacttgaaaaggaaaaaaaacctcctgGTTTCTCCAGGCAGAATTACAcctggaaggagagaaaatgcatCGGTCTGTAAGAAACCACCTGGTTCACGTGGCCCTTTTCCAACCCCACTGAGTGTCCTCAGCTCTTCAGGAGACTCTCCTCAGCCTTCCTGGTAAGCACAGCCAGTCCAACCGTGTTTCTTCTTACAGATTTACCCCAGCCACCACATTACTGAGCTGCTATTTCTACCACTGCACACTTCCTTGACAGCAAACTCAGCACCTTCTGTGGTAGACGATGCCCAGTTTGTCATCAGAAAGTGATTCACGACTCAGTATTCCACCCATTTACATTCAGAGCAGGAACAACCTTCTTTCCTTACAGTCCCATGAAAGGGATCTGCCTCGCACACCTACTGCTGTGAGTCAGCCTGCCGAGAACCACCCATGGTTTGCTCTGCCTTGAGTCACAGCATCCCAGACAGCTCCTGGCTGTTTGCTCCAtgctctgtgcacagagctCTCAGAGATCAGCAGTTCTCGTACCTGGTCTGGCATCAAAGTAAAAACATCGCATCCGTGTCCTCGTGGTTCCTCTGGAAGGGATGTGCTGGGGAAGCCTCCTCCAGTCGTACCAGACAGCAGCCGTGCCGTCGTTGCTCACTGTCAGGAAGCTTTCAGCTTTCTCACCAACCACGGTCTCAAAAGTGATCCTGGCAGCGATGCCAACCTCATCCTACGAGGAAAAAGGACAAAGGTAACAATTTCAACTCCATCTTTCCAGAAACCAAACCACCACCAAGGGGCTGAACCCCGACTGGAGAACTGGCCCAAGGAAGCAGCCATTGTGCAGAGGGCTCCTGGGAATCCGAGCTCCACACCACAAAGCAACCATTTCTGGTTCCAAAACTCTCAGGAGCAAACATGGGACACTGGATTGTTCAGAACAAATCCCCCATTCTCCATCCTGAGCGTGACACTCATTGTACAGCTGTGACTTGGGAACTCAAACAAGCTCAGTTCAACTAAACAATAAGAACACACAATTACCCTGCAAGAAGCGATGCGGTCGATCCAACgtgcaggctgcccacagaagTCTAAGGATGGACCCAGCGCTGTCTCTGGAACCTCTCTGCAATTGTCCCTTAAGGAGTCACTGCTAAAAAAATGACAGTGTTTCTGTGGAGTGAAACTCATTTCCAGCGGTGACTTTAGTATCAGAACACACCTTTTACTGCGCCCTTCGGAGACTCCTCTCTGCTCTGATCAGAACAGCTCAGGAGATCCCCCCATTCCAATGGTGTGTACCCAAAATTCTTTACTACCACCATCAAACAAAACTTACAAGGTCTCAGACTCTTcagaagcaatggaaaatggAACAGACAGTGCTGAGACAGACGTGAGCGGCCGCCCTTTGCCAACCACCTCCAGGCCATCCAGatcctgcacacacacagaagcacCAACTCTTAACTGCCCtttttatatggaaaataaGACAATTGAGTGAAGTTCAGCTGTCTCactcctgcagcagcttccagaCACATCCAACCAATGTGAGAGAGAGCGAGGAACTGCTCGGAGCCCCTCAACAACCCTGGGATGGGAAAACTGCCTTCAGAGCTTGGAGGGCAGCCCAAGAGtcacagaaaggacagaaatctCCTTCATGGCTGCGGCCCTTTGGAAATGGGGGAACCTCCAGGACAAGTACTGCAAAGCCTCACAGGATCCTGACGCTTTGCTGGATCCAGTCTGTAGCTATTCTGTGTTATCCTAAAGCACTTCACGAGAGGCATTGGATGCAAAGAACATTCTCACTCCTCAGACTTACTGGCTTATAAAAACCCAGCTCCTCTAGGATACATTTCAGTTCCTGCCGCCGCTGCTTCAGGAAAAGGCTCTTATCCCAGGTCAGACGGAACGGGATCCTCTCTGGAGGCTTCTCATCTGTTGGAGCACCCACACAGGAGCTCACCACCTACTTATTTCactcagccctgcacacagcacccaAGGTGTGCCGCAGCActtacagcactgcagtgctcgTGCAGCAGCCCACACCAGCCCTGTGCTTACTGCAGGCCCAACCAAAGGCAACTGGGAAGCAGCCTCTGTACCACTGGGAGGGATCACCTcgtcctgctgctccctgcacactCCCTTACCTGTTTCCATCTTAACAGTGTGGGGCTTCCCCACGTGGGTGACAGGCTCAGGGCAGCCCCGTTCTGTCCGTGTCAGTGTCACCGTCAGACCCGTCAGCTCATCCCCAATGCGCTCAGGTTGGCTCCAGAACTCACTTCCTACTCGGTAGCCCTATGGAAAAACAATGCTCCAACCAGCACCCTCAGGGATGTGCAGCTGTTTGCCACTTCCACAGGGACTGGCAGCTGAAAAGAAGGTGGTACCTCGCTCTGCCCGTGCAAATGTTTTAGAAGACCATAAATAatcaccccctgccccatatccccctctCTGCATGGAAGGACTttggcaatgatctgaggacAGATCTGCGCGGCTCGtatttgcagcagcagcacctcagctcCTTCACAAGAACGGAGCAGCCAGGAGGCAAAGGAAGGGGGCTCTCACCTTcccaggaagcagagcagcGAGATTACGGTCAATGAGGTCCCGTTCTTCCTGGATCTGTCTGTAACCCTCCACGATGCTCATCAGCAGCTCATTCTCTGGCTTCTGAAGAATTTCTATAAAGGAATATGAAAGGCACTGTGCTTCTCTGGGCAGATCCTTTACTATTTTCAATGTGTAAACCCCTTATACCACCCTCATCAAGCCCACTGTGTTTCCTGCAGCCAGAACCAGCAGCTCGCCCTGCAGGGCCACCAcgggcagcagcacccacagcacagggagccCAGGGAACTCAGgtcagtggcagcagcaggactaACCCAGGTTGGTTCTGGccattgctgtgtgctgtgcagccatCAAACAGCCTCATGTGCACCCAGAATCTCACAGAACAGGGTCCCTCATCCTCTCACCTCCCAGATTCCTCTCCTGCTTCTTCCTGATTGCCATATTGCGGTGCCAGttctgcagagctttgtgtTCTGATGTTGGGCTCTGACGAAACCTTCTCTTTGTCTCCCCTCCACGCTGCTCTTTTAACAATGCAGCAACACGTTGACGAGGAACCTGAATGAGATCCaccatctgaaaagaaacagcaaaactgacCTCCCAGTGCACACACTGCAGGTACAGCCAGAAACGGAGGATGGGAGCAGAGAGAATCCTTCAGGCTGCAGCACCTTCATGGACCACAGGGAGGTACAAAGATGGGGCACTAAGAACACACTCAGAAATGATGGATTGAGCCAAGTAACTGAACTCAGGCAGTGACGTTattgcagccccagctctcccaaAGACGCCTGATCCCATCAGCACAAACACAAGAGGAAGCTCCTGTCAGTCTTCCCTCCACACTCTGTGCCTGCACACAGGACCTCAAAACCCACTATGCAGTTTCTCTGCAGGCAAACCCTCCCCACAGAATGATGAGGAATGAACCCCAATCCTCAGGAATTAACCCCAATCCTCAGGCCTGATGTGTGTGTGACAGGTGCTGAAATCATCATCACACATCATCATTCACCCCTCAAAAAGCACTTTTATATTCAACCTGAGTGTTTCCTCTGGCCAAGGCTTCCATCTCCAGCTCCTGGAGACTTCCCAGCACGTGGtgaggaagaatttcttcacagccCGCATTGAACGGTGCCGGTCCTACAAAGACACCAGCCCCGGAGCAGCTCACTAAGCACATCTGGGCTCGTCACAGCCAAAAACCAAGGGCAGACTGAAGCTCAACCCTACCGGAGAAGCGCGGCGGCTCCCGGGCTGTCCTTGTGAAGGCCGGCCGTGCCACCAGGAGCTGCGCTGCCTTCCTGGCCAACCTGGGCTGGTGTTTCCGGACGAGGAATTTCCTCCTGACCAGGATCCTCC
The Coturnix japonica isolate 7356 chromosome 18, Coturnix japonica 2.1, whole genome shotgun sequence DNA segment above includes these coding regions:
- the MYCBPAP gene encoding MYCBP-associated protein, with protein sequence MPGSGRTPRRREGRGKGRNASPTPSAGPSLCVSEPPEPARPEPEEPRPALCPLRVRDVRELAVRDEELHRLHAPRPPRDAGRILVRRKFLVRKHQPRLARKAAQLLVARPAFTRTAREPPRFSGPAPFNAGCEEILPHHVLGSLQELEMEALARGNTQMVDLIQVPRQRVAALLKEQRGGETKRRFRQSPTSEHKALQNWHRNMAIRKKQERNLGEILQKPENELLMSIVEGYRQIQEERDLIDRNLAALLPGKGYRVGSEFWSQPERIGDELTGLTVTLTRTERGCPEPVTHVGKPHTVKMETDEKPPERIPFRLTWDKSLFLKQRRQELKCILEELGFYKPDLDGLEVVGKGRPLTSVSALSVPFSIASEESETFSDSLRDNCREVPETALGPSLDFCGQPARWIDRIASCRDEVGIAARITFETVVGEKAESFLTVSNDGTAAVWYDWRRLPQHIPSRGTTRTRMRCFYFDARPGVILPGETRRFFFLFKSERTGIFSESWELRTHPLLLGGALLQVTLWGIAVCEDKLADLREKLEADLAAREGAVIVEETLKDLLVQIRTPERSPSPVGVYVTDEELFHRKNPKLHYQHRVVEQLRDLWRQHVAAPSACGEEVPSDQEGAVDGWKSTIEVTPSQVANVEEEEPSASGWNFSVEDLQQALKSIPQEEQREAALCQLNKAVLELCAEQRPIQSDLLYQTCLQLWREAVDGLVGHSLRLRSQLGFPEKDTSGDDLPEGGGEEKQPMERTEGDKTIGKKEEKPSVGGKDKEDKKRTKTAGKEKEEHPTSRKSKAKEKKRLKSRGSLEKEIAQPIEAAAPDPVTLPQEQIDPIIWALYQEKLYVEVYGLLDSMVSQMVSLLEELEQNAVL